The following are from one region of the Candidatus Eisenbacteria bacterium genome:
- a CDS encoding D-alanine--D-alanine ligase — protein MKVAILMGGRSSEREISLRSGRGIAQALRNLGHEALSIDAADGRLLPAGNEELGAPALESLAPADETVLARPETLATAEVVFLALHGAAGENGTIQALLDLAGRPYTGSGMLASALAMNKAMSKRLFEREGVPTPAWQLLAPSAGPADVDVEVLGGFPIIVKPNEEGSSFGLTVVRSVTTLPGALREAGALGEILIEKFIEGRELTVAVLGDESLPIVEIRPKSGLYDYQSKYAAGASEYFCPAVLPDDVARRVAELGVRAARILGCRGVSRADFRLSDDQVPYCLEVNTIPGMTPTSLVPMAAKAAGMSYEQLVARMLDLAVAQRRPPGVPTRA, from the coding sequence TTGAAGGTTGCGATTCTCATGGGCGGGCGTTCGTCGGAACGCGAGATCTCGCTGCGGTCGGGGCGCGGCATCGCACAGGCGCTGCGTAATCTCGGGCACGAGGCACTCTCGATCGACGCGGCGGACGGGCGACTGCTGCCGGCGGGCAATGAAGAGCTCGGCGCTCCGGCGCTCGAATCGCTCGCGCCCGCCGACGAGACGGTGCTCGCACGGCCCGAAACTCTCGCGACCGCCGAGGTGGTGTTCCTGGCGCTGCATGGAGCCGCGGGCGAGAACGGCACCATTCAAGCGCTGCTCGATCTGGCCGGACGGCCCTACACGGGCTCCGGCATGCTCGCGAGTGCTCTCGCCATGAACAAGGCGATGAGCAAGCGCCTGTTCGAACGCGAAGGCGTGCCGACACCGGCGTGGCAACTGCTCGCGCCGAGCGCCGGCCCTGCGGACGTGGACGTCGAAGTGCTCGGCGGCTTCCCGATCATCGTCAAGCCGAACGAGGAAGGGTCTTCGTTCGGGCTGACCGTGGTGCGCAGTGTCACGACACTTCCAGGTGCGCTGCGCGAAGCCGGTGCGTTGGGGGAGATCCTGATCGAGAAGTTCATCGAAGGGCGAGAACTCACGGTCGCGGTGCTCGGAGACGAGTCGTTGCCGATCGTCGAGATCCGCCCCAAATCGGGGCTCTACGACTACCAGTCCAAGTACGCCGCGGGTGCGAGCGAGTACTTCTGCCCTGCCGTGCTGCCCGACGATGTCGCGCGCCGCGTCGCCGAGCTGGGCGTGCGAGCGGCACGCATTCTGGGTTGTCGCGGAGTGTCTCGCGCCGACTTTCGACTGTCGGACGATCAGGTGCCCTACTGTCTCGAAGTGAATACCATCCCCGGCATGACGCCGACGAGTCTGGTGCCGATGGCCGCGAAGGCCGCCGGCATGAGTTACGAACAGCTCGTTGCGCGCATGCTCGATCTGGCGGTTGCGCAACGACGCCCTCCCGGCGTGCCGACGCGCGCCTGA
- a CDS encoding M42 family metallopeptidase — protein sequence MDRSLKFLKDLVEAHGAPGFEGDVSKIMAGYLKGVGPITKDRLGSFICEKKGTTAGPRVMLAGHLDEVGFLVKSVTKEGFVKFLPLGGWWGHVVLGQRLIIKTRKGDVIGVVGSKPPHELMDEDRKKVLEIRHMYIDVGATSDWDVKKKLDIRPGDPILPDSSFAVMANPNLLLAKAWDNRIGCAIAADVALRLKGQSHPNTVYAVATVQEEVGLRGAQTSAFSVNPDVAFALDVGIAHDTPGTEGDEKLGGGPLIVIYDASAIPNRALRDLVIDTAERLKMPLQFESVERGGTDAGRIHVHGRGVPTLSLGVAARYIHSHVSIIDRRDYEATVKLMVAVVKRLDAKTVDKLI from the coding sequence ATGGATCGCAGCCTGAAGTTCCTGAAGGATCTGGTCGAAGCGCACGGCGCCCCCGGCTTCGAGGGTGACGTCTCGAAAATCATGGCGGGCTATCTCAAGGGCGTCGGTCCCATCACGAAGGACCGCCTCGGAAGCTTCATCTGCGAGAAGAAGGGCACGACCGCCGGACCGCGCGTCATGCTGGCGGGTCACCTCGACGAGGTCGGCTTCCTGGTCAAGTCGGTGACCAAGGAAGGATTCGTCAAGTTCCTGCCGCTCGGCGGCTGGTGGGGCCACGTGGTGCTCGGCCAGCGACTCATCATCAAGACGCGCAAGGGCGACGTGATCGGCGTGGTCGGTTCCAAGCCGCCGCACGAGCTGATGGATGAGGACCGCAAGAAGGTGCTCGAGATTCGCCACATGTACATCGACGTGGGCGCGACCTCGGACTGGGACGTCAAGAAGAAGCTCGACATCCGACCCGGCGATCCGATCCTTCCCGACTCGTCGTTCGCTGTGATGGCGAATCCGAACCTGCTGCTCGCCAAGGCGTGGGACAACCGAATCGGCTGCGCGATCGCGGCCGACGTGGCGCTGCGGCTCAAGGGTCAGAGCCATCCGAACACGGTGTACGCGGTCGCGACCGTTCAGGAAGAGGTCGGACTGCGCGGCGCGCAGACTTCGGCGTTCTCGGTCAACCCCGACGTGGCGTTCGCGCTCGACGTGGGCATCGCCCACGACACGCCCGGCACCGAAGGCGACGAAAAGCTCGGTGGCGGTCCCCTGATCGTGATCTACGACGCGAGCGCGATCCCGAACCGGGCGTTGCGCGATCTGGTGATCGACACGGCGGAGCGGCTCAAGATGCCGTTGCAGTTCGAGTCGGTCGAGCGCGGAGGCACCGATGCAGGTCGCATCCACGTGCATGGGCGCGGCGTGCCGACGCTGTCGCTGGGCGTCGCCGCGCGCTACATCCACAGTCACGTGAGCATCATCGATCGGCGCGACTACGAGGCGACGGTCAAGCTCATGGTGGCGGTGGTGAAGCGCCTCGACGCGAAGACGGTCGACAAGCTGATCTGA
- a CDS encoding mechanosensitive ion channel, with protein MATSTNSVARPFEHMLPASERLIELGVRFGVTLLVGLLVRQLLFLLVARVEHWIRSLGHQSDHSRQRAETIGQTLRNLATVMVGAAVILHSLAIFGWDVRPLLAGAGILGVALGFGAQTLVRDVIAGMFIIFEDQFGIGDLVEVNGRIASVEELTVRSATLRDFNGYLLFVPNGEMKVVVNRSRGWNRIAVDLPAAVDAGVRSGQSDLDRPQAVSPD; from the coding sequence ATGGCCACATCCACGAACTCCGTCGCGCGGCCGTTCGAACACATGCTGCCTGCCTCCGAACGTCTGATCGAACTCGGAGTGCGGTTCGGCGTGACGCTGCTCGTCGGACTGCTGGTGCGCCAGTTGCTATTTCTGCTGGTGGCACGCGTCGAGCACTGGATTCGCAGCCTCGGTCATCAGAGCGATCACTCTCGTCAGCGCGCCGAGACGATCGGGCAGACGCTGCGCAATCTCGCGACCGTGATGGTCGGCGCCGCGGTGATCCTGCACTCGCTCGCGATCTTCGGCTGGGACGTGCGCCCGCTGCTCGCGGGTGCCGGCATCCTCGGTGTGGCGCTCGGATTCGGTGCTCAGACGCTGGTGCGCGACGTGATCGCCGGCATGTTCATCATCTTTGAAGATCAGTTTGGCATCGGCGACCTGGTCGAGGTAAACGGTCGCATCGCATCGGTCGAGGAACTGACCGTACGCTCGGCGACACTGCGCGACTTCAACGGCTATCTGCTGTTCGTTCCGAACGGCGAGATGAAGGTCGTGGTCAACCGCAGTCGCGGCTGGAACCGCATTGCGGTCGACCTGCCGGCGGCGGTCGATGCCGGCGTGCGCAGTGGCCAGTCCGATCTCGATCGACCCCAGGCGGTATCACCCGACTAG
- a CDS encoding cysteine--tRNA ligase, with product MALRIYDTLTREKREFVPITPGRVTMYVCGMTVQNKPHVGHIRSSLSGEVMRRYLEHLGYEVIYAYNFTDVDDKIIERANSEGVEWQSVSQRNIDAYLRFGDLHNIKRATVYPRATEHIGEMHALIASLIEKGHAYAAGGDVYFDVRSKSDYGKLSGRKVDDMREGYRIEPGEAKRDPLDFALWKGTKPGEPSWESPWGPGRPGWHIECSAMAMKHLGETLDIHAGGQDLIFPHHENEIAQSECATGRPLANFWAQNGMVNLGGEKMSKSTGNLFFIEDIAAQTDPEVVRFYLLSTHYSSPIDFTVERLAEAGVAIERLRSPLVRAQAWKVEPGAPSSGWLAEATAEADRLFHEAMDDDFNSAKALGHLFDLARAVNRALDDGLGPEARAAARALLDLGGVLGLFWREPQVEAWPSEVLELVRLRTEARKSKDWPAADRIRDQLAERGLVVEDGAEGPRIVRKKS from the coding sequence TTGGCGCTTCGAATCTACGACACGCTCACGCGCGAGAAGCGGGAGTTCGTGCCCATTACGCCGGGACGCGTGACGATGTACGTGTGCGGCATGACGGTCCAGAACAAGCCGCACGTCGGTCACATTCGCTCGTCACTGTCGGGCGAGGTGATGCGCCGCTACCTCGAGCACCTCGGATACGAAGTGATCTATGCCTACAACTTCACCGACGTCGACGACAAGATCATCGAGCGCGCGAACAGCGAAGGCGTCGAATGGCAGTCGGTCAGTCAGCGCAACATCGACGCCTACCTGAGGTTCGGTGACCTCCACAACATCAAGCGCGCCACGGTCTACCCGCGCGCGACCGAGCACATCGGCGAGATGCACGCGCTCATCGCGTCACTCATCGAGAAGGGCCACGCCTACGCGGCGGGCGGCGACGTCTACTTCGATGTCCGCAGCAAGAGTGACTACGGCAAGCTCTCGGGGCGCAAGGTCGACGACATGCGCGAGGGCTATCGCATCGAGCCGGGAGAGGCGAAGCGCGATCCGCTCGACTTCGCACTCTGGAAGGGCACCAAGCCGGGCGAGCCATCCTGGGAGAGCCCGTGGGGGCCCGGTCGCCCCGGCTGGCACATCGAGTGCTCGGCGATGGCGATGAAGCATCTCGGCGAGACGCTCGACATCCACGCCGGCGGTCAGGACCTGATCTTTCCGCATCACGAGAACGAGATCGCGCAGTCCGAGTGCGCGACCGGGCGACCGCTGGCGAATTTCTGGGCTCAGAACGGCATGGTGAATCTGGGCGGCGAGAAGATGTCGAAGAGCACCGGCAACCTGTTCTTCATCGAGGACATCGCGGCCCAGACGGATCCCGAGGTGGTGCGCTTCTACCTGCTCAGTACCCACTACAGCAGCCCGATCGACTTTACGGTCGAACGCCTCGCCGAAGCGGGGGTGGCCATCGAGCGTTTGCGGTCACCGCTCGTCCGGGCTCAGGCGTGGAAGGTCGAACCGGGTGCGCCGTCGAGCGGATGGCTCGCCGAGGCGACTGCGGAAGCCGACCGCCTGTTTCACGAGGCCATGGACGACGACTTCAACAGCGCCAAGGCGCTCGGGCATCTGTTCGACCTCGCCCGCGCGGTCAACCGGGCGCTCGACGATGGACTGGGACCCGAAGCGCGTGCAGCAGCCAGGGCCCTGCTGGACTTGGGGGGCGTGCTCGGCCTGTTCTGGCGCGAGCCTCAGGTCGAGGCGTGGCCGAGCGAGGTGCTCGAGCTGGTCCGGCTGCGGACCGAAGCCCGCAAGTCCAAGGACTGGCCCGCCGCCGACCGGATTCGTGACCAGCTGGCCGAGCGCGGCCTGGTGGTCGAGGACGGGGCCGAAGGCCCCAGGATCGTGCGCAAGAAGAGTTGA
- a CDS encoding sigma 54-interacting transcriptional regulator has protein sequence MARDDRDRITHIEERLSVPPVVGEPTTVEQLEMLADLYVQADSYLPALELIDRILALPEARGLSPARRAALGSKAIACRLAGGDANAALAQARELLVTVNDDLDGAALSVRVQLQCFEALFCLSRYDDAKVSADRALAVAERVGEVRLIAPSLTALGRVAQRLGDTLRARDLFEEAFALYRRLGDEPACAVLRNNLGLLHKNLCEWDTAIAHLRGALEIQRRLGRLAESSMPLMNLGIVYQKLGDWDRALEYYREAEQVALQISQPLMLARVAIGMGNIARFRHRYSEAETLLLGALSRARSCEAVREEVLALEFLGELEYDRDGAERALARYHEALPLAERIAPEGDLVVELERRRAEALLLLGRFDEAEAASERAGRLARRIDDRLEHAVTHRTAGAIAEARGDREGALHSWRIAAKLLTDCRERLELAKTLRMLGRGVHDSQEARRLLYRASALYAELGADAELEECEQDLVHVMAPAAAAPNSAHATGLGRRHRAPSLFASSPGMKRAESLARRAAATELSVLVTGETGTGKELVARTIHALSTRAQRPFLAVNCGALRADLALSQLFGHRKGAFTGAHAEGVGLVEAAHGGTLFLDEVGELPHDVQVTLLRFLETGEYLRLGDTQVRRADVRIIAATNRELRGVEGEKLFRRDLIYRLNEIEIRLPTLRERCEDIVPLARHFLVFYGGLEGARLSAESEAVLRSYAWPGNVRELENVMKRIAAMYGREGEISSEDMLPFLEPGACGNVAPPAADRAATERADILRAFESCGGNRSRAAELLGVSRKTLYARLKRLHIDLE, from the coding sequence GTGGCACGCGACGACCGAGATCGCATCACGCATATCGAAGAACGGCTCAGCGTTCCACCGGTGGTGGGCGAACCCACCACGGTGGAACAGCTGGAAATGCTTGCCGACCTGTATGTACAGGCCGACAGCTATCTGCCGGCCCTCGAGCTGATCGATCGCATTCTGGCGCTTCCCGAAGCGCGGGGCCTGAGCCCCGCGCGACGAGCCGCGCTCGGAAGCAAGGCGATCGCGTGTCGACTGGCGGGTGGTGACGCCAACGCCGCACTCGCGCAGGCTCGCGAGCTGCTGGTCACCGTGAACGACGACCTCGACGGCGCCGCGCTGTCGGTGCGCGTTCAACTTCAGTGTTTCGAAGCATTGTTCTGCCTGTCGCGATATGACGACGCGAAGGTCAGTGCGGATCGCGCGCTGGCAGTGGCGGAACGGGTCGGCGAGGTGCGACTGATCGCACCCTCGCTCACGGCGCTCGGCCGCGTGGCCCAGCGCCTCGGCGATACGCTTCGTGCCCGCGACCTGTTCGAGGAAGCCTTCGCGCTCTATCGCCGCCTCGGTGACGAGCCCGCCTGCGCGGTGCTCCGCAACAACCTCGGACTCCTGCACAAGAACCTGTGCGAGTGGGACACCGCGATCGCCCACTTGCGTGGTGCACTCGAGATCCAGCGCCGCCTCGGCCGACTCGCCGAGAGCAGCATGCCGCTCATGAATCTGGGCATCGTCTACCAGAAACTGGGCGACTGGGACCGGGCGCTCGAGTACTACCGCGAGGCGGAACAGGTCGCGCTGCAGATTTCGCAGCCGCTGATGCTGGCACGCGTCGCGATCGGGATGGGAAACATCGCCCGCTTTCGACACCGCTACTCCGAGGCGGAAACCCTGCTGCTCGGAGCGCTGAGCCGTGCGCGCTCCTGCGAAGCGGTGCGTGAAGAGGTGCTGGCGCTCGAGTTCCTGGGCGAGCTCGAGTACGACCGCGACGGCGCGGAACGCGCGCTGGCGCGCTACCACGAGGCGCTGCCGCTCGCCGAGCGCATCGCACCCGAAGGCGATCTGGTGGTCGAGCTGGAGCGTCGCCGCGCGGAGGCGCTGCTTCTGCTCGGGCGGTTCGACGAGGCCGAAGCGGCTTCCGAGCGCGCCGGACGGCTCGCGCGCCGCATCGACGATCGTCTCGAGCACGCCGTGACGCACCGCACCGCCGGCGCGATCGCCGAGGCACGCGGCGACCGTGAAGGCGCGCTGCACTCGTGGCGGATCGCAGCCAAGTTGCTCACCGACTGTCGTGAACGGCTCGAGCTGGCGAAAACGTTGCGGATGCTGGGTCGTGGAGTTCACGACTCGCAGGAAGCGCGGCGCCTTCTCTATCGTGCGAGTGCGCTCTACGCAGAACTCGGCGCCGACGCCGAGCTCGAGGAATGCGAGCAGGATCTCGTGCACGTCATGGCACCCGCCGCCGCGGCGCCGAATTCCGCGCACGCGACCGGACTGGGCCGCCGCCATCGCGCGCCGAGCCTGTTCGCCTCTTCGCCCGGCATGAAGCGCGCGGAGTCACTCGCGCGCCGTGCCGCCGCCACCGAACTCTCGGTGCTGGTGACGGGGGAGACCGGAACCGGCAAGGAGCTGGTCGCACGGACGATTCACGCGTTGTCGACGCGCGCTCAACGTCCGTTCCTCGCGGTCAACTGTGGCGCGTTGCGCGCCGACCTCGCGCTCTCGCAGCTGTTCGGGCATCGCAAAGGAGCCTTCACGGGAGCCCACGCCGAGGGCGTCGGGCTGGTCGAGGCGGCGCACGGCGGCACGCTGTTCCTCGATGAGGTGGGTGAGCTTCCGCATGACGTCCAGGTCACGCTCCTGCGCTTCCTCGAGACCGGCGAGTATCTGCGGCTCGGCGACACTCAGGTGCGGCGCGCGGACGTTCGCATCATCGCAGCGACCAACCGCGAGTTGCGCGGGGTCGAGGGCGAGAAGCTGTTCCGCCGTGATCTGATCTACCGGCTCAACGAGATCGAGATTCGGTTGCCGACCTTGCGCGAACGCTGCGAAGACATCGTTCCGCTGGCTCGTCACTTCCTCGTGTTCTACGGCGGTCTCGAGGGTGCGCGGTTGAGCGCCGAATCGGAGGCGGTCCTGCGTTCGTACGCATGGCCGGGCAATGTTCGCGAGCTGGAAAACGTCATGAAGCGGATCGCCGCCATGTACGGACGCGAGGGCGAGATTTCGAGCGAGGACATGCTGCCGTTCCTCGAACCGGGCGCGTGCGGAAACGTCGCGCCGCCGGCAGCCGATCGCGCGGCGACCGAGCGTGCGGATATCCTGCGCGCCTTCGAGAGTTGCGGCGGCAATCGCAGCCGTGCTGCCGAGCTTCTGGGAGTGAGTCGCAAGACGCTCTACGCGCGCCTCAAACGGCTTCACATCGATCTCGAGTAG
- a CDS encoding cytochrome c, with the protein MAGAKVYASKCALCHGPGGKGDGPASKGLNPKPRDHTDKSYMSTLSDEALLHSIREGKGTMPAWGKVLKPEELSAVAMFVRSLSK; encoded by the coding sequence GTGGCCGGTGCGAAGGTATACGCCAGCAAATGCGCGCTGTGCCACGGTCCCGGTGGCAAGGGTGATGGGCCGGCTTCCAAGGGACTCAATCCCAAGCCGCGTGATCACACCGACAAGTCCTACATGTCGACGCTCTCGGACGAGGCGCTGCTCCACTCGATCCGCGAGGGCAAGGGCACGATGCCGGCATGGGGCAAAGTGCTTAAACCCGAGGAGCTGAGCGCGGTCGCCATGTTCGTGCGCTCGCTCTCCAAGTAG
- the tuf gene encoding elongation factor Tu, whose amino-acid sequence MAKAKFERNKPHVNVGTIGHVDHGKTTLTAAITMVLSQNNPKIMVRDYGSIDNAPEERERGITIATAHVEYETANRHYAHVDCPGHADYVKNMITGAAQMDGAILVVSAADGPMPQTREHILLARQVGVPFIVVFMNKCDMVDDPELLELVELEIRELLKKYEFPGDDIPVIRGSAKVAMDAGGKDAKANEPILKLMEAVDNYIPTPERATEKPLLMAVEDVFSISGRGTVATGRMERGKVKVGDKVELVGLRETRDTVVTGVEMFRKSMDEAMAGDNVGLLLRGIEKTDVERGMCVVWPKSITPHTKFKGSVYVLTKEEGGRHTPFFNGYRPQFYFRTTDVTGVATLPAGREMVMPGDNVDMEVELITPIAMEDGLRFAIREGGRTVGAGVVVSIIQ is encoded by the coding sequence ATGGCGAAGGCGAAATTTGAGCGAAACAAGCCGCACGTGAACGTGGGAACGATCGGGCACGTGGACCATGGGAAGACGACGCTGACGGCGGCGATCACGATGGTGCTGTCGCAGAACAACCCGAAGATCATGGTTCGTGACTACGGATCGATCGACAACGCGCCGGAAGAGCGGGAGCGCGGGATCACGATCGCGACGGCGCACGTGGAGTACGAGACGGCGAACCGTCACTACGCGCACGTGGACTGCCCGGGACACGCGGACTACGTGAAGAACATGATCACGGGAGCCGCGCAGATGGACGGCGCGATCCTGGTGGTGAGTGCAGCGGACGGCCCGATGCCTCAGACGCGGGAGCACATTCTACTGGCGCGCCAGGTGGGAGTGCCGTTCATCGTGGTGTTCATGAACAAGTGCGACATGGTGGACGATCCGGAGTTGCTGGAGCTGGTGGAGCTGGAGATCCGGGAGCTGTTGAAGAAGTACGAGTTCCCGGGCGACGACATTCCGGTGATCCGCGGCTCGGCGAAGGTGGCGATGGACGCGGGCGGCAAGGACGCGAAGGCGAACGAGCCGATCCTGAAGCTGATGGAAGCGGTGGACAACTACATTCCGACGCCGGAGCGCGCGACGGAGAAGCCGCTGCTGATGGCGGTGGAGGACGTGTTCTCGATCTCGGGTCGCGGGACGGTGGCGACGGGTCGAATGGAGCGCGGGAAGGTGAAGGTGGGCGACAAGGTGGAGCTGGTGGGCCTGCGCGAGACGCGCGACACGGTGGTGACGGGCGTCGAGATGTTCCGCAAGTCGATGGACGAGGCGATGGCCGGAGACAACGTGGGGCTGTTGCTGCGCGGGATCGAGAAGACGGACGTGGAGCGCGGGATGTGCGTGGTGTGGCCGAAGTCGATCACGCCGCACACGAAGTTCAAGGGGTCGGTGTACGTGTTGACGAAGGAGGAGGGCGGTCGGCATACGCCGTTCTTCAACGGGTACCGGCCGCAGTTCTACTTCCGGACGACGGACGTGACGGGGGTGGCGACGCTGCCCGCGGGACGCGAGATGGTGATGCCGGGAGACAACGTGGACATGGAAGTGGAGCTGATCACGCCGATCGCGATGGAGGATGGACTCCGGTTCGCGATCCGCGAGGGTGGCCGCACGGTCGGCGCCGGCGTCGTCGTCTCCATCATCCAGTAG
- the rpmG gene encoding 50S ribosomal protein L33, whose product MRDQVTLACNDCKRRNYITKKNKRLHPDRVEFKKFCPSCRKHTPHKETR is encoded by the coding sequence ATGCGCGACCAAGTGACGCTCGCGTGCAACGACTGCAAGCGGCGCAACTACATCACGAAGAAGAACAAGCGGCTGCATCCGGACCGCGTCGAATTCAAGAAGTTCTGCCCGAGCTGTCGCAAGCACACGCCGCACAAGGAAACGCGCTGA
- the secE gene encoding preprotein translocase subunit SecE → MSWTEKIQEFVKDVRVEVGRVSWPTREELRDSTVVVIVTVLIVSAFIGVVDRILNFGLSRLFG, encoded by the coding sequence ATGTCTTGGACCGAGAAAATTCAGGAGTTCGTGAAGGACGTGCGAGTCGAGGTCGGCCGCGTGAGCTGGCCGACTCGTGAGGAGCTGCGCGATTCGACGGTCGTCGTGATCGTGACGGTGCTGATCGTGTCGGCATTCATTGGAGTCGTCGACCGCATTCTGAACTTCGGACTGTCCAGGCTGTTCGGCTGA
- the nusG gene encoding transcription termination/antitermination factor NusG, protein MDKKWYVIHTYSGHENKVKTNLEKAIGAAGLAERFGQILVATEDFAEMKDGKRKITKRKTFPSYVMVEMELDDETRHLVQNVPGVTRFIGSGQSAVALKENEVRRILGQMEQTKNKPVPTVTFRVGDHVRVVDGPFSAFSGVVDEVNNERGKVKVMVSIFGRATPVELDFLQVQPV, encoded by the coding sequence ATGGACAAGAAGTGGTACGTGATCCACACGTATTCGGGTCACGAGAACAAGGTCAAGACGAACCTCGAGAAGGCGATCGGGGCCGCCGGGCTCGCGGAGCGCTTCGGTCAGATTCTGGTCGCGACCGAGGACTTCGCTGAGATGAAAGATGGAAAGCGAAAGATCACGAAGCGGAAGACGTTTCCGTCCTACGTGATGGTCGAAATGGAGCTCGACGACGAAACGCGACACCTGGTGCAGAACGTGCCGGGCGTGACGCGTTTCATCGGTTCGGGCCAGAGCGCCGTCGCCCTCAAGGAGAACGAGGTGCGGCGGATTCTCGGACAGATGGAACAGACGAAGAACAAGCCGGTGCCGACCGTGACGTTCCGAGTGGGCGATCACGTGCGGGTGGTGGACGGGCCGTTCAGCGCGTTCTCCGGCGTGGTGGATGAAGTGAACAACGAGCGCGGCAAGGTGAAGGTGATGGTCAGCATCTTCGGTCGCGCGACCCCGGTGGAGCTCGATTTCCTTCAAGTTCAACCGGTGTGA
- the rplK gene encoding 50S ribosomal protein L11 encodes MAKPIQAMVKLQCNAGNATPAPPVGPALGQHGINIMEFCKQFNARTQHQTGLVIPVVITVYNDRSFTFITKTPPAAILLKRSAGLAKGSGVPNRTKVGTVTRAQVREIAELKAPDLNSASVEAAERMVMGTARSMGIDIAD; translated from the coding sequence ATGGCGAAGCCGATCCAGGCCATGGTGAAGCTGCAGTGCAATGCGGGCAACGCGACACCGGCTCCGCCGGTGGGACCGGCGCTCGGTCAGCACGGCATCAACATCATGGAGTTCTGCAAGCAGTTCAACGCCCGCACGCAGCATCAGACGGGTCTGGTCATCCCGGTCGTCATCACCGTCTACAACGACCGTTCGTTCACGTTCATCACGAAGACCCCGCCGGCTGCGATTCTGCTCAAGCGTTCGGCGGGCCTGGCGAAGGGCTCCGGAGTTCCCAATCGCACCAAGGTTGGGACGGTGACCCGCGCACAGGTCCGTGAGATCGCCGAGCTCAAAGCCCCCGATCTGAATTCGGCCTCCGTCGAGGCGGCCGAACGCATGGTCATGGGAACCGCCCGCAGCATGGGCATCGATATCGCGGACTAG
- a CDS encoding 50S ribosomal protein L1, whose translation MQHGKKYRASADLVVKAGQVKDLAEAVRLVKQTSRAKFDETIVVSSHLGVDPRHSDQLVRGTVVLPHGTGKKLRVLVLAKADKQKEAQAAGAEHVGAEDYVQKIQGGWLEIDAIIATPDMMGEVGKLGKVLGPRGLMPNPKSGTVTFDVAKAVKELKAGKIEFRVDKGANVHAPVGKASFAEAHLLENMTTFLRELLRAKPQATKGTYIKSLTLSSTMGPGIMLDPVAVASGLGV comes from the coding sequence ATGCAGCACGGCAAGAAGTATCGCGCCTCCGCTGATCTCGTCGTGAAGGCCGGACAGGTCAAAGACCTGGCCGAGGCCGTTCGACTGGTGAAGCAGACCTCGCGCGCGAAGTTCGACGAGACCATCGTGGTTTCGTCGCACCTCGGAGTGGACCCTCGCCATTCCGATCAGCTGGTTCGCGGCACCGTCGTACTGCCGCACGGAACCGGCAAGAAGCTGCGAGTGCTGGTGCTCGCGAAGGCCGACAAGCAGAAAGAGGCGCAGGCGGCGGGCGCCGAACACGTCGGAGCCGAGGACTACGTCCAGAAGATCCAGGGCGGCTGGCTCGAAATCGACGCGATCATCGCCACGCCCGACATGATGGGTGAGGTCGGCAAGCTCGGAAAGGTGCTCGGCCCGCGCGGGCTGATGCCGAATCCGAAGAGCGGCACGGTCACGTTCGACGTGGCGAAGGCCGTGAAGGAACTCAAGGCCGGCAAGATCGAATTCCGTGTCGACAAGGGCGCCAACGTGCACGCTCCGGTCGGCAAGGCTTCGTTTGCCGAGGCTCATCTGCTCGAGAACATGACCACCTTCCTTCGCGAGCTGTTGCGCGCGAAGCCGCAGGCAACCAAGGGCACGTACATCAAGAGCCTCACTCTGAGCTCCACCATGGGACCCGGCATCATGCTGGACCCCGTGGCGGTCGCCTCCGGGTTGGGGGTCTAG
- a CDS encoding 50S ribosomal protein L10, which produces MPTQEKVDTVAKAVSDLSGVNGLFLADFSGMSVEKLSLLRKKCREEDIRFKVLKNTLLRRAFHANGIQQLDEYLVGNTGLVYSKRDDVSPARVLVTFAKEHERPKVKAAVVNGRLYDDKAIAVLASLPSREVLLQQVLGTFIAPMTQFLAAVEAALRVPALMADALERERSKAS; this is translated from the coding sequence ATGCCGACCCAGGAAAAGGTGGACACCGTTGCGAAGGCCGTCTCGGATCTGAGCGGTGTGAATGGTCTGTTCCTCGCCGACTTCAGCGGCATGAGCGTCGAGAAGCTTTCGTTGCTCCGCAAGAAGTGCCGCGAGGAGGACATTCGCTTCAAGGTTCTCAAGAACACGCTGCTGCGCCGCGCGTTCCATGCGAACGGTATTCAGCAGCTCGACGAGTATCTGGTCGGGAACACCGGCCTGGTGTACAGCAAGCGCGACGACGTTTCGCCGGCGCGCGTGCTGGTGACGTTCGCGAAGGAACACGAACGTCCCAAGGTGAAGGCCGCGGTCGTGAACGGCCGCCTGTACGACGACAAGGCGATCGCGGTGCTGGCGTCACTGCCGAGCCGCGAGGTGTTGCTGCAGCAGGTCCTCGGAACATTCATCGCTCCGATGACGCAGTTCCTCGCCGCGGTCGAAGCCGCGCTGCGTGTGCCGGCCCTCATGGCCGACGCGCTCGAGCGCGAACGATCCAAGGCGTCCTGA